In Bombus huntii isolate Logan2020A chromosome 9, iyBomHunt1.1, whole genome shotgun sequence, a single window of DNA contains:
- the LOC126869457 gene encoding mitochondrial import inner membrane translocase subunit TIM50-C-like yields the protein MAFATKGVRHLYKIYNANATIVYSALRLPVARISVVQTAQRYYYNTEAHRPKITGSLTNIQSSGGTVQSLTPDGLDNKKLDEEAKEEAEEREKREQSQRVLKYSFAFLGVFTTVGLSYVIYNLTRTKYDEHGNVIEDEFSNLPFYERIYKMLKREFNYYTKMVQEPSRNKLLPDPLKYPYIQPPYTLVLELTDVLVHPDWTYETGWRFKKRPGVDQFLEAIAPPQFEIVVYTAEQGMTVFPILDILDPNGYIMYRLVRDTTRFVDGHHVKDLNALNRDLSKVIVVDWNPKSTKFHPENTLQLLQWTGNDDDTTLYDLAAFLKVILATNVEDVREVLTYYRQFENPLKVFRENQRKFLMQMEAEENKAQQESSKVLTSKWKPSFHWDR from the exons ATGGCATTTGCGACAAAAGGTGTACGACATTTATACAAGATATACAATGCAAATGCAACAATTGTATACTCAGCACTTCGTCTACCGGTCGCTCGGATATCAGTTGTCCAAACGGCGCAAAGATATTATTATAACACTGAAG cACATAGACCAAAAATAACTGGTAGtttaacaaatattcaatCATCGGGGGGAACTGTACAATCTCTAACGCCAGATGGATTAGACAATAAAAAGTTAGACGAAGAAGCAAAGGAGGAAGcagaggaaagagaaaaacgtGAACAATCGCAAAGAGTGCTTAAATATAGTTTTGCATTCTTAGGAGTATTCACCACTGTTGGACTGtcttatgtaatatataatttaacacGAACAAAATATGACGAACATGGAAATGTTATTGAAGATGAATTCTCAAATTTACCATTCTAcgaaagaatatataaaatgctcaaaagagaatttaattattacactaag ATGGTGCAAGAACCTAGCAGAAATAAACTTCTTCCAGATCCACTAAAATACCCTTATATTCAACCTCCTTATACTTTGGTACTAGAATTGACAGATGTTCTAGTACACCCTGATTGGACA TATGAAACAGGTTGGAGGTTTAAAAAGAGGCCTGGAGTGGACCAATTTCTAGAGGCTATAGCTCCACCACAATTTGAAATTGTAGTGTATACAGCAGAACAAGGGATG ACTGTTTTTCCTATCTTGGATATCTTGGATCCTAATGGATATATCATGTACAGACTAGTAAGAGATACAACACGTTTTGTAGATGGTCACCATGTTAAGGATTTAAATGCTCTTAACCGTGATCTTAGTAAA GTCATAGTAGTTGACTGGAACCCAAAGAGTACAAAATTTCATCCTGAAAACACGTTGCAGTTACTGCAATGGACTGGTAATGACGATGATACGACACTGTATGATTTAGCTGCATTCCTCAAAG TTATATTAGCGACAAATGTGGAAGATGTAAGAGAAGTTCTTACTTATTATAGACAGTTTGAAAATCCATTAAAAGTTTTTAGAGAAAATCAACGAAAATTCTTg ATGCAAATGGAAGCAGAGGAAAATAAAGCACAGCAAGAAAGTAGTAAAGTACTCACGTCAAAATGGAAGCCGTCTTTTCACTGGGATCGCTAA